A portion of the Meriones unguiculatus strain TT.TT164.6M chromosome 11, Bangor_MerUng_6.1, whole genome shotgun sequence genome contains these proteins:
- the Mapk7 gene encoding mitogen-activated protein kinase 7 isoform X1: MAEPLKEEDGEDGSGEPPGRVKAEPVHTAASVVAKNLALLKARSFDVTFDVGDEYEIIETIGNGAYGVVSSARRRLTGQQVAIKKIPNAFDVVTNAKRTLRELKILKHFKHDNIIAIKDILRPTVPYGEFRSVYVVLDLMESDLHQIIHSSQPLTLEHVRYFLYQLLRGLKYMHSAQVIHRDLKPSNLLVNENCELKIGDFGMARGLCTSPAEHQYFMTEYVATRWYRAPELMLSLHEYTQAIDLWSVGCIFGEMLARRQLFPGKNYVHQLQLIMMVLGTPSPAVIQAVGAERVRAYIQSLPPRQPVPWETVYPGADRQALSLLGRMLRFEPSARISAAAALRHPFLAKYHDPDDEPDCAPPFDFAFDREALTRERIKEAIVAEIEDFHARREGIRQQIRFQPSLQPVASEPKCPDVEMPSPWAPSGDCAMESPPPAPPPRSGPAPDAVDLTLQPAPPASELAPPKREGAISDNTKAALKAALLKSLRSRLRDGPSAPLEAPEPRKPVTAQERQREREEKRRRRQERAKEREKRRQERERKERGAGALGGPSTDPLAGLVLSDNDRSLLERWTRMARPPAPAPAPSSAQPSSPHAGPPLQAAGSGPAPQPVCPPSGPAPQPAGLPGTVPAPLQTAPSTSLLASQSLRPPGGLPASSAPEVLPYFPSGPPPPDPGGPPQPCPSESPDVNLVTQQLSKSQVEDPLPPVFSGTPKGSGAGYGVGFDLEEFLNQSFDMGVADAPQDGQADSASLSASLLADWLEGHGMNPADIESLQREIQMDSPMLLSDLPDLQEP; this comes from the exons ATGGCTGAACCGCTGAAGGAGGAGGATGGCGAAGATGGCTCTGGGGAGCCCCCCGGGCGCGTGAAGGCAGAACCCGTCCACACCGCGGCCTCTGTCGTGGCCAAGAACCTGGCCTTGCTCAAAGCCCGCTCCTTCGATGTGACCTTTGACGTGGGGGACGAGTACGAGATCATCGAGACCATAGGCAACGGGGCCTACGGGGTGGTGTCCTCGGCGCGCCGCCGCCTCACGG GCCAGCAGGTGGCCATCAAGAAGATACCCAATGCTTTTGATGTGGTGACCAATGCCAAAAGGACCCTAAGGGAACTGAAGATCCTCAAACACTTCAAACATGACAATATCATCGCCATCAAGGACATCCTGAGGCCCACTGTGCCGTATGGAGAGTTCAGATCTGT CTATGTGGTACTGGACCTCATGGAGAGCGACCTCCATCAGATCATTCACTCCTCCCAGCCGCTCACGCTGGAGCACGTGCGCTACTTCCTGTACCAGCTGCTCCGGGGCCTCAAGTACATGCACTCTGCTCAGGTCATCCACCGCGACCTTAAACCCTCGAACCTTTTGGTGAATGAGAACTGTGAGCTCAAGATTGGTGACTTCGGAATGGCCCGCGGTCTGTGCACCTCCCCCGCGGAGCACCAGTACTTCATGACCGAGTATGTGGCCACTCGCTGGTACCGCGCCCCCGAGCTCATGCTTTCCCTGCACGAGTATACACAGGCTATCGACCTCTGGTCTGTGGGCTGCATCTTTGGTGAGATGCTGGCTCGGCGACAGCTCTTCCCGGGCAAAAATTATGTGCACCAGTTACAGCTGATCATGATGGTGTTGGGAACCCCGTCCCCGGCTGTGATTCAGGCCGTGGGGGCCGAGAGGGTGCGGGCCTATATCCAGAGCCTGCCGCCGCGGCAGCCTGTGCCCTGGGAGACGGTGTACCCAGGTGCGGACCGCCAGGCCCTGTCACTGCTGGGACGCATGCTGCGCTTTGAACCCAGCGCCCGGATCTCAGCGGCCGCTGCCCTTCGTCATCCCTTCCTGGCTAAGTACCACGATCCCGACGACGAGCCTGACTGTGCCCCGCCTTTCGACTTTGCTTTTGACCGAGAAGCCCTCACGAGGGAGCGCATCAAGGAGGCCATTGTGGCCGAGATCGAGGACTTCCACGCACGGCGGGAGGGCATCCGCCAACAGATCCGCTTCCAGCCTTCTCTGCAGCCTGTGGCTAGTGAGCCCAAGTGTCCGGATGTTGAGATGCCCAGCCCCTGGGCTCCAAGTGGAGACTGTGCCATGGAGTCGCCCCCTCCAGCACCACCACCGCGCTCTGGACCTGCACCCGACGCTGTTGACCTGACTCTGCAGCCTGCCCCACCAGCCAGTGAGCTCGCCCCACCGAAGAGAGAGGGTGCCATCTCCGACAACACCAAAGCAGCCCTCAAAGCTGCCCTGCTCAAGTCCCTGAGGAGCCGGCTCCGAG ATGGCCCCAGTGCACCCTTGGAGGCGCCTGAACCTCGAAAGCCTGTGACAGCTCAGGAACGCCAGCGAGAGCGGGAAGAGAAGCGTAGGAGACGGCAAGAGAGAGCCAAGGAGCGGGAGAAGCGGCGACAAGAGCGGGAGCGCAAGGAGAGGGGGGCTGGTGCCTTGGGGGGCCCCTCTACTGACCCTCTGGCTGGACTGGTACTTAGTGACAATGACCGAAGCCTGCTAGAGCGGTGGACTCGCATGGCTCGGcctcctgccccagccccagccccctcCTCTGCCCAACCCAGTAGTCCTCATGCTGGCCCGCCTCTACAGGCTGCAGGCTCTGGTCCTGCCCCTCAGCCTGTTTGTCCACCCTCTGGCCCCGCTCCCCAGCCTGCCGGCCTTCCCGGAACCGTTCCTGCCCCTCTCCAGACTGCCCCTTCCACCAGCCTTCTAGCCTCCCAGTCACTTAGGCCACCTGGCGGGTTGCCTGCCTCCAGTGCCCCAGAAGTTCTGCCTTACTTCCCATCTGGCCCGCCACCTCCAGATCCTGGGGGACCCCCTCAGCCCTGTCCATCAGAGTCACCCGATGTCAACCTGGTGACCCAGCAGCTGTCCAAGTCTCAG GTGGAGGACCCCCTGCCTCCTGTCTTCTCGGGCACTCCAAAGGGCAGTGGGGCTGGCTACGGTGTTGGCTTTGACCTGGAGGAGTTCTTAAACCAGTCTTTCGACATGGGTGTGGCTGACGCGCCACAGGATGG CCAGGCAGACTCGGCTTCGCTCTCGGCGTCCCTCCTTGCTGACTGGCTGGAGGGCCACGGCATGAACCCTGCTGACATCGAGTCTCTGCAGCGTGAGATCCAGATGGACTCCCCAATGCTGCTATCCGACCTGCCTGACCTCCAGGAGCCCTGA
- the B9d1 gene encoding B9 domain-containing protein 1 isoform X1: protein MAAASPSVFLLMVNGQVESAQFPEFDDLYCKYCFVYGQDWAPTAGLEEGISQIASKSQDVRQALVWNFPIDVTFKSTNPYGWPQIVLSVYGPDVFGNDVVRGYGAVHVPFSPGRHKRTIPMFVPESTSTLQKFTSWFMGRRPEYTDPKVVAQGEGREVTRVRSQGFVTLLFNVVTKDMKKLGYDTGPMDTQGVLGPSLPQGNLQ from the exons ATGGCTGCAGCGAGCCCCAGCGTTTTTCTGCTCATGGTCAACGGGCAGGTGGAGAGCGCCCAG TTTCCAGAGTTCGACGACCTCTACTGCAAGTACTGCTTTGTGTATGGCCAGGACTGGGCCCCAACAGCG GGTCTGGAGGAGGGGATCTCACAGATAGCATCCAAGAGCCAAGATGTACGGCAAGCACTGGTGTGGAACTTCCCTATCGACGTCACCTTTAAGAGTACCAACCCCTATGGCT GGCCACAGATTGTGCTCAGCGTGTATGGCCCCGACGTGTTTGGGAACGATGTGGTCCGAGGCTATGGAGCTGTGCATGTGCCCTTCTCTCCTGGACG GCACAAAAGGACCATCCCCATGTTTGTGCCGGAGTCTACGTCTACACTGCAGAAGTTTACAAG CTGGTTCATGGGACGGCGGCCTGAATACACGGACCCCAAAGTGGTGGCCCAGGGTGAAGGCCGGGAAG TGACCCGTGTGCGCTCTCAGGGATTTGTCACCCTTCTCTTCAATGTGGTGACCAAGGATATGAAGAAACTGGGCTATGACACTGGGCCTATGGATACACAAGGAGTCCTGGGTCCCAGTCTGCCCCAGGGCAACCTACAATGA
- the Mapk7 gene encoding mitogen-activated protein kinase 7 isoform X2 — protein MESDLHQIIHSSQPLTLEHVRYFLYQLLRGLKYMHSAQVIHRDLKPSNLLVNENCELKIGDFGMARGLCTSPAEHQYFMTEYVATRWYRAPELMLSLHEYTQAIDLWSVGCIFGEMLARRQLFPGKNYVHQLQLIMMVLGTPSPAVIQAVGAERVRAYIQSLPPRQPVPWETVYPGADRQALSLLGRMLRFEPSARISAAAALRHPFLAKYHDPDDEPDCAPPFDFAFDREALTRERIKEAIVAEIEDFHARREGIRQQIRFQPSLQPVASEPKCPDVEMPSPWAPSGDCAMESPPPAPPPRSGPAPDAVDLTLQPAPPASELAPPKREGAISDNTKAALKAALLKSLRSRLRDGPSAPLEAPEPRKPVTAQERQREREEKRRRRQERAKEREKRRQERERKERGAGALGGPSTDPLAGLVLSDNDRSLLERWTRMARPPAPAPAPSSAQPSSPHAGPPLQAAGSGPAPQPVCPPSGPAPQPAGLPGTVPAPLQTAPSTSLLASQSLRPPGGLPASSAPEVLPYFPSGPPPPDPGGPPQPCPSESPDVNLVTQQLSKSQVEDPLPPVFSGTPKGSGAGYGVGFDLEEFLNQSFDMGVADAPQDGQADSASLSASLLADWLEGHGMNPADIESLQREIQMDSPMLLSDLPDLQEP, from the exons ATGGAGAGCGACCTCCATCAGATCATTCACTCCTCCCAGCCGCTCACGCTGGAGCACGTGCGCTACTTCCTGTACCAGCTGCTCCGGGGCCTCAAGTACATGCACTCTGCTCAGGTCATCCACCGCGACCTTAAACCCTCGAACCTTTTGGTGAATGAGAACTGTGAGCTCAAGATTGGTGACTTCGGAATGGCCCGCGGTCTGTGCACCTCCCCCGCGGAGCACCAGTACTTCATGACCGAGTATGTGGCCACTCGCTGGTACCGCGCCCCCGAGCTCATGCTTTCCCTGCACGAGTATACACAGGCTATCGACCTCTGGTCTGTGGGCTGCATCTTTGGTGAGATGCTGGCTCGGCGACAGCTCTTCCCGGGCAAAAATTATGTGCACCAGTTACAGCTGATCATGATGGTGTTGGGAACCCCGTCCCCGGCTGTGATTCAGGCCGTGGGGGCCGAGAGGGTGCGGGCCTATATCCAGAGCCTGCCGCCGCGGCAGCCTGTGCCCTGGGAGACGGTGTACCCAGGTGCGGACCGCCAGGCCCTGTCACTGCTGGGACGCATGCTGCGCTTTGAACCCAGCGCCCGGATCTCAGCGGCCGCTGCCCTTCGTCATCCCTTCCTGGCTAAGTACCACGATCCCGACGACGAGCCTGACTGTGCCCCGCCTTTCGACTTTGCTTTTGACCGAGAAGCCCTCACGAGGGAGCGCATCAAGGAGGCCATTGTGGCCGAGATCGAGGACTTCCACGCACGGCGGGAGGGCATCCGCCAACAGATCCGCTTCCAGCCTTCTCTGCAGCCTGTGGCTAGTGAGCCCAAGTGTCCGGATGTTGAGATGCCCAGCCCCTGGGCTCCAAGTGGAGACTGTGCCATGGAGTCGCCCCCTCCAGCACCACCACCGCGCTCTGGACCTGCACCCGACGCTGTTGACCTGACTCTGCAGCCTGCCCCACCAGCCAGTGAGCTCGCCCCACCGAAGAGAGAGGGTGCCATCTCCGACAACACCAAAGCAGCCCTCAAAGCTGCCCTGCTCAAGTCCCTGAGGAGCCGGCTCCGAG ATGGCCCCAGTGCACCCTTGGAGGCGCCTGAACCTCGAAAGCCTGTGACAGCTCAGGAACGCCAGCGAGAGCGGGAAGAGAAGCGTAGGAGACGGCAAGAGAGAGCCAAGGAGCGGGAGAAGCGGCGACAAGAGCGGGAGCGCAAGGAGAGGGGGGCTGGTGCCTTGGGGGGCCCCTCTACTGACCCTCTGGCTGGACTGGTACTTAGTGACAATGACCGAAGCCTGCTAGAGCGGTGGACTCGCATGGCTCGGcctcctgccccagccccagccccctcCTCTGCCCAACCCAGTAGTCCTCATGCTGGCCCGCCTCTACAGGCTGCAGGCTCTGGTCCTGCCCCTCAGCCTGTTTGTCCACCCTCTGGCCCCGCTCCCCAGCCTGCCGGCCTTCCCGGAACCGTTCCTGCCCCTCTCCAGACTGCCCCTTCCACCAGCCTTCTAGCCTCCCAGTCACTTAGGCCACCTGGCGGGTTGCCTGCCTCCAGTGCCCCAGAAGTTCTGCCTTACTTCCCATCTGGCCCGCCACCTCCAGATCCTGGGGGACCCCCTCAGCCCTGTCCATCAGAGTCACCCGATGTCAACCTGGTGACCCAGCAGCTGTCCAAGTCTCAG GTGGAGGACCCCCTGCCTCCTGTCTTCTCGGGCACTCCAAAGGGCAGTGGGGCTGGCTACGGTGTTGGCTTTGACCTGGAGGAGTTCTTAAACCAGTCTTTCGACATGGGTGTGGCTGACGCGCCACAGGATGG CCAGGCAGACTCGGCTTCGCTCTCGGCGTCCCTCCTTGCTGACTGGCTGGAGGGCCACGGCATGAACCCTGCTGACATCGAGTCTCTGCAGCGTGAGATCCAGATGGACTCCCCAATGCTGCTATCCGACCTGCCTGACCTCCAGGAGCCCTGA
- the B9d1 gene encoding B9 domain-containing protein 1 isoform X2 — protein sequence MAAASPSVFLLMVNGQVESAQFPEFDDLYCKYCFVYGQDWAPTAGLEEGISQIASKSQDVRQALVWNFPIDVTFKSTNPYGWPQIVLSVYGPDVFGNDVVRGYGAVHVPFSPGRHKRTIPMFVPESTSTLQKFTRKPLVDETWKHAKSGVCLHASGCSETRHSTKLVHGTAA from the exons ATGGCTGCAGCGAGCCCCAGCGTTTTTCTGCTCATGGTCAACGGGCAGGTGGAGAGCGCCCAG TTTCCAGAGTTCGACGACCTCTACTGCAAGTACTGCTTTGTGTATGGCCAGGACTGGGCCCCAACAGCG GGTCTGGAGGAGGGGATCTCACAGATAGCATCCAAGAGCCAAGATGTACGGCAAGCACTGGTGTGGAACTTCCCTATCGACGTCACCTTTAAGAGTACCAACCCCTATGGCT GGCCACAGATTGTGCTCAGCGTGTATGGCCCCGACGTGTTTGGGAACGATGTGGTCCGAGGCTATGGAGCTGTGCATGTGCCCTTCTCTCCTGGACG GCACAAAAGGACCATCCCCATGTTTGTGCCGGAGTCTACGTCTACACTGCAGAAGTTTACAAG aaaaCCACTTGTAGACGAGACCTGGAAACATGCTAAGAGTGGGGTGTGCCTTCATGCCAGCGGTTGCTCTGAGACTCGTCATAGTACTAAG CTGGTTCATGGGACGGCGGCCTGA